A stretch of the Porifericola rhodea genome encodes the following:
- the purE gene encoding 5-(carboxyamino)imidazole ribonucleotide mutase — translation MSKVKVGIIMGSKSDLPVMIEAANILEELEVPFEVTIVSAHRTPDRMMKYANDARKNGLQVIIAGAGGAAHLPGMVAAVTTLPVIGVPVKSSNSIDGWDSILSILQMPGGVPVATVALNGAKNAGILAAQIIGSHDKKVASRLQSYKEELREKVEEAAQKMEEQGYKGGKIGFANN, via the coding sequence ATGAGCAAAGTAAAAGTAGGTATTATTATGGGCAGTAAATCCGACTTGCCTGTAATGATAGAAGCTGCAAATATTCTGGAAGAATTAGAGGTGCCTTTTGAAGTCACTATTGTTTCCGCCCATCGTACACCTGACCGTATGATGAAGTATGCAAATGATGCCAGAAAAAATGGATTACAGGTTATTATTGCAGGGGCGGGGGGAGCAGCGCACCTACCCGGAATGGTCGCCGCAGTTACTACTTTACCCGTTATAGGGGTGCCTGTAAAATCCAGCAATTCTATAGATGGTTGGGACTCTATACTCTCTATTTTGCAGATGCCAGGTGGTGTACCTGTGGCTACCGTAGCACTTAATGGTGCAAAAAATGCCGGGATTTTAGCTGCCCAGATTATTGGTAGCCATGACAAGAAAGTAGCCTCACGACTTCAAAGCTACAAAGAAGAGCTTCGTGAAAAAGTAGAGGAAGCTGCTCAGAAGATGGAAGAACAGGGCTATAAGGGTGGGAAAATAGGCTTTGCTAATAATTGA
- a CDS encoding sulfatase, producing MHQLLVRSLYLLALSVLWWSCRSQAHRSEQMLEMPKPNILFIAVDDLRPELNCYGKSHIISPYLDELASQSLVFNRAYCQVPVCGASRASILTGLRPNRQQFIGYNTWAEKDTPHALSLPQHLKNNGYYTLSNGKVLHHTMDMRNSWSESPWFPDAGKNSHRNYILAENIKTSNAHKGGNGPAYEIADVDDEAYFDGQIAKKTIEDLERLAKQEQPFFLAAGFLKPHLPFNAPKKYWDLYDEDDIHFPENNYVPKDAPLVAIHNSGELRNYTNIPSEGKLSEELSRRLIHGYYACVSYTDTQIGKILKALEELGLAENTIVVLFGDHGWNLSEHTLWCKHSNFETSLRAPLMIKVPDIEGGQMTNAITEFVDIYPSLCELAGIAVPHHVEGTSFVPLLTQPAQNWKRYAVSKYHNGYTVKNDRYRYTEWRSKDGKSYARMLYDHATDSMETINIAESPESEAIVRELQQVIFDTYPNEFTQQGR from the coding sequence ATGCATCAGCTATTAGTTCGCTCTCTTTATTTGCTTGCCCTTTCTGTGCTATGGTGGAGCTGCCGCTCTCAGGCTCATCGTTCTGAGCAGATGCTGGAAATGCCTAAGCCTAATATATTATTTATTGCCGTAGACGACCTAAGGCCTGAACTCAACTGCTATGGTAAATCTCATATTATTTCACCCTACCTTGACGAACTCGCCAGCCAAAGCTTAGTTTTTAATCGTGCATATTGCCAGGTACCTGTTTGTGGTGCTTCAAGAGCAAGTATACTGACAGGCCTACGACCTAACCGCCAGCAGTTTATCGGCTACAATACCTGGGCAGAAAAAGACACTCCTCATGCTTTAAGTCTACCGCAGCATTTAAAAAACAATGGGTATTATACTCTCTCTAACGGCAAGGTGCTTCATCATACCATGGATATGCGTAATAGCTGGAGTGAGTCGCCCTGGTTTCCTGATGCGGGCAAAAACAGCCATCGTAACTATATACTGGCAGAAAATATTAAAACCTCTAATGCCCATAAGGGAGGCAATGGCCCAGCTTATGAAATAGCAGATGTAGATGATGAAGCCTATTTTGATGGCCAAATAGCGAAGAAGACAATAGAGGATTTAGAAAGGCTGGCAAAGCAGGAACAGCCATTTTTTTTGGCGGCAGGTTTTTTAAAGCCCCACCTACCGTTTAATGCTCCTAAAAAATACTGGGACCTTTATGATGAAGATGATATCCATTTTCCAGAAAACAATTATGTTCCTAAAGATGCACCCTTAGTAGCTATACATAATTCAGGAGAACTACGGAACTATACTAACATCCCAAGTGAGGGTAAACTTTCTGAAGAATTATCCCGACGGTTAATTCATGGATATTATGCGTGTGTAAGCTATACCGACACGCAAATTGGTAAAATCTTAAAGGCTCTGGAAGAGCTCGGCTTAGCAGAAAATACAATAGTAGTGCTTTTTGGGGACCATGGCTGGAACCTGAGTGAGCATACACTTTGGTGTAAGCATTCAAACTTTGAAACTTCTCTGCGAGCACCTCTTATGATTAAGGTTCCAGATATAGAAGGTGGGCAAATGACAAATGCTATTACAGAATTTGTAGACATTTACCCTAGCTTGTGTGAGCTTGCAGGTATTGCTGTACCACATCATGTAGAAGGAACCAGCTTTGTGCCTTTACTAACACAACCTGCCCAAAACTGGAAAAGGTACGCAGTAAGCAAATACCACAATGGCTATACCGTTAAAAATGATCGCTACCGCTATACCGAATGGCGGAGCAAAGATGGTAAAAGCTATGCCCGCATGTTGTATGATCATGCAACGGACTCTATGGAAACCATAAACATAGCAGAAAGCCCTGAAAGCGAAGCTATTGTGAGGGAGTTGCAGCAGGTAATTTTTGATACTTACCCCAATGAGTTTACGCAGCAAGGTCGCTAA
- a CDS encoding 5-(carboxyamino)imidazole ribonucleotide synthase codes for MSAAFYQNFKLGVLGGGQLGRMLIQSAIDFNLDVWVLDPDENAPCKNIATHFTQGALTDFDTVYTFGKQCDLITIEIENVNTAALKKLKEEGIKVYPEPEIIELIQDKREQKTFYQANGIPTADFVLTENRAEVAEHTNMLPAVHKLGKEGYDGRGVQIIATEQDLPKAFDKPGLLEKQIAFEKELAVIVARNARGEMKTFPVVELVFHPEHNLVEYLFAPANISQQIAKDADQLAQKVIEKLGMTGLLAVEMFLTKEGELLVNEVAPRTHNSGHHSIEANITSQFEQHLRAILNMPLGATATKIPAAMVNLLGEDGFSGLAKLEGFEETLAIEGVKVHLYGKKYTKPFRKMGHITIIDKDVNLLKKKVEQVKNSLKIKA; via the coding sequence ATGTCAGCAGCTTTTTACCAAAATTTTAAGCTAGGAGTATTAGGGGGTGGACAGCTAGGCCGCATGCTGATACAATCAGCAATAGATTTTAACCTGGATGTTTGGGTACTGGACCCAGATGAAAACGCTCCCTGTAAGAATATTGCCACACACTTTACACAAGGTGCGCTTACCGATTTTGATACAGTATACACTTTTGGTAAGCAGTGTGACCTTATCACCATTGAAATAGAAAACGTAAATACGGCAGCGCTGAAAAAACTTAAGGAAGAAGGGATAAAAGTTTACCCTGAGCCGGAAATAATTGAGCTGATTCAGGACAAACGTGAACAGAAAACGTTTTACCAGGCCAACGGTATACCTACAGCAGACTTTGTACTTACCGAAAATAGAGCAGAAGTGGCAGAGCATACCAATATGCTACCTGCGGTGCATAAACTGGGTAAAGAGGGTTATGATGGTAGAGGAGTGCAAATTATAGCAACAGAGCAAGATTTACCTAAGGCTTTTGACAAACCAGGTCTGTTAGAAAAACAGATTGCTTTTGAGAAAGAGCTGGCAGTAATTGTGGCTCGCAACGCTCGGGGAGAAATGAAAACTTTTCCGGTAGTGGAATTAGTGTTTCATCCAGAGCATAATCTTGTAGAATACCTTTTTGCTCCTGCCAATATTAGTCAGCAAATTGCTAAGGATGCCGATCAGTTGGCTCAAAAAGTTATTGAGAAACTAGGCATGACTGGGTTGTTAGCAGTAGAGATGTTTCTTACGAAAGAAGGAGAGTTATTAGTAAACGAAGTAGCTCCACGTACCCACAATAGTGGTCACCATAGCATTGAGGCCAATATTACATCACAGTTTGAACAACACCTGAGAGCAATATTAAACATGCCATTGGGGGCTACAGCCACTAAAATACCGGCTGCAATGGTTAATTTGCTTGGGGAAGATGGTTTTTCCGGCTTGGCAAAATTAGAAGGCTTTGAGGAGACTCTTGCTATAGAAGGGGTAAAAGTACATCTATACGGAAAAAAATATACCAAGCCTTTCCGTAAAATGGGGCATATTACCATTATAGATAAAGACGTAAATCTGCTTAAAAAGAAAGTAGAGCAAGTAAAAAATAGTTTAAAGATAAAAGCATGA
- a CDS encoding bile acid:sodium symporter family protein, translated as MEVLDSIRLNFNQDSLLLLNICMGMVMFGVAIELTVADFKRLWFKPKSLLVGLSAQYIILPAITFVLILLLKPIPSVALGMLLVAACAGGNLSNMLSVLAGGNGALSVSLTAIATLASVIATPTNFAFWGSLYLSTGTDLPTLSISFTDILEAILLVVGIPLLVGMWFNHQYPKLSLKFRKPIRIFSVLVFAAFIVGAFAANFSIFLEYIHYVVLIVLLHNALAYGAGFALSNVFGLSMSDKKAITVETGIQNSGIALILIFNFFEGLGGMAMIAGWWGIWDIISGLALAWGLSKVKKPKIAIERLA; from the coding sequence ATGGAAGTATTAGATAGCATAAGGCTAAACTTTAATCAGGATAGTCTGCTACTATTAAACATTTGCATGGGAATGGTAATGTTTGGGGTAGCCATTGAGTTGACTGTAGCGGACTTTAAGAGATTATGGTTTAAGCCCAAAAGCCTGCTAGTAGGTTTAAGCGCGCAGTATATAATTTTGCCAGCTATTACTTTTGTTCTGATACTTCTACTTAAGCCTATTCCAAGTGTAGCATTAGGGATGCTACTGGTAGCAGCCTGTGCTGGAGGAAATCTATCTAATATGTTATCTGTATTAGCAGGAGGAAACGGGGCATTATCAGTAAGCTTGACAGCAATAGCTACTTTAGCTTCTGTAATAGCTACACCTACAAATTTTGCGTTTTGGGGAAGCTTGTATCTTTCTACAGGAACAGATTTACCTACTCTAAGTATTAGCTTTACAGATATATTAGAAGCTATACTTCTGGTAGTAGGTATACCACTACTGGTAGGAATGTGGTTTAATCATCAATACCCGAAGCTAAGCCTTAAGTTTCGCAAACCAATACGTATCTTTTCGGTACTGGTATTTGCTGCTTTTATCGTAGGAGCTTTCGCTGCCAATTTCAGCATATTTTTAGAGTATATTCATTATGTAGTACTAATTGTTTTACTACACAATGCGCTGGCCTACGGAGCAGGTTTTGCTCTAAGTAACGTATTTGGCCTTTCTATGAGCGATAAAAAAGCAATTACCGTAGAAACCGGTATTCAAAATTCTGGTATCGCTCTTATTCTGATTTTTAACTTTTTTGAAGGTCTGGGAGGAATGGCAATGATTGCCGGATGGTGGGGAATCTGGGATATAATTTCCGGCTTAGCCCTGGCCTGGGGACTATCAAAGGTAAAAAAACCAAAGATAGCCATAGAAAGGCTGGCATAA